A single genomic interval of Variovorax sp. PMC12 harbors:
- a CDS encoding helix-turn-helix transcriptional regulator codes for MNDRVLQTQTDRRQLQQIITGLTEGVMLIEPDQRIVWANEAALKMHGVDKVAELGADVTQYRERFRLRYRNNHPLQEGQYPIERVIAGECFSDVIVEVFPAHDDNVNWVHRVRSLVLTNSDGEPDCLALILHDASEWASAENRFEKTFNANPAPAVICRLSDQRYIKVNQGFLEMTGYVREQVIGRSVYQLDVFENADRRDLAVERLGEGGTIPQMEAELRLPDGGHKPVVVAGQPIDIGEEACMLFTFMDLEPRRKAESTLRQSEERFQKAFRMLPVPSAVLRAEDLVFLDINEAFSAATGYASEDVVGRAGEEAGVWPGEVPSKIAQRLAPGGSVRNADFRIGRKEGDAIDALVSAETVTINGQDCVLLAWLDITDRKRSELELVSAIETVMQDASWFSRSLIEKLANVKRAGNSAELGDLTKRERDVFDSLCRGHSDKEIAKELGVALSTVRNHVATIYAKLDVHSRGEALLWARDHGCFVASKQAQS; via the coding sequence ATGAACGATCGCGTTCTACAGACCCAGACCGACAGGCGCCAGCTCCAGCAGATCATCACCGGGCTCACCGAGGGTGTGATGCTGATCGAGCCCGATCAGCGCATCGTCTGGGCCAACGAGGCCGCCCTGAAGATGCACGGCGTGGACAAGGTGGCCGAACTGGGCGCCGACGTCACGCAGTACCGCGAGCGGTTTCGCCTGCGATATCGCAACAACCATCCGCTGCAGGAAGGCCAGTACCCCATCGAGCGGGTGATCGCCGGCGAATGCTTCAGCGACGTGATCGTGGAGGTGTTTCCGGCGCACGACGACAACGTCAACTGGGTGCACCGCGTGCGCAGCCTGGTCCTGACCAACAGCGACGGCGAGCCCGACTGCCTGGCGCTGATCCTGCACGACGCCAGCGAGTGGGCCAGCGCCGAGAACCGCTTCGAGAAGACCTTCAATGCCAACCCGGCGCCGGCCGTGATCTGCCGGCTGAGCGACCAGCGCTACATCAAGGTCAACCAGGGCTTCCTGGAGATGACCGGCTACGTGCGCGAGCAGGTCATCGGGCGCTCGGTGTACCAGCTCGATGTTTTCGAGAACGCCGACAGGCGCGACCTGGCAGTGGAGCGGCTCGGTGAAGGCGGCACCATCCCGCAGATGGAGGCCGAGCTTCGGCTGCCCGATGGCGGCCACAAGCCGGTGGTGGTGGCGGGCCAGCCGATCGACATCGGTGAAGAGGCCTGCATGCTCTTCACCTTCATGGACCTGGAACCGCGGCGCAAGGCCGAGAGCACCCTGCGCCAGAGCGAGGAACGGTTCCAGAAGGCGTTTCGCATGCTGCCCGTGCCCAGCGCGGTGCTCAGGGCGGAGGACCTGGTCTTCCTGGACATCAACGAGGCGTTCAGCGCCGCCACAGGCTACGCGAGCGAGGACGTCGTGGGACGGGCCGGCGAGGAGGCCGGGGTCTGGCCGGGCGAAGTCCCATCGAAGATCGCGCAGCGGCTCGCCCCGGGCGGCAGCGTGAGGAACGCCGATTTCAGGATCGGCCGCAAGGAGGGCGATGCGATCGACGCGCTGGTGTCGGCCGAGACGGTCACCATCAACGGCCAGGATTGCGTGCTTCTCGCGTGGCTGGACATCACCGATCGCAAGCGCTCCGAACTCGAACTGGTCAGCGCCATCGAGACGGTGATGCAGGACGCCTCCTGGTTCAGCCGATCGCTCATCGAGAAGCTGGCGAATGTGAAGCGCGCCGGCAACTCTGCAGAACTCGGGGATCTCACGAAGCGTGAACGCGACGTCTTCGATTCGCTGTGCCGGGGGCATTCGGACAAGGAGATCGCGAAAGAACTCGGCGTGGCGCTGAGCACCGTGCGCAATCACGTCGCGACCATCTACGCCAAGCTGGATGTCCACAGCCGGGGCGAAGCGCTGCTCTGGGCGCGCGACCATGGATGCTTCGTGGCGTCGAAGCAGGCGCAGAGCTAG